TTATTGTAATTCTATATACCATTTACGGTCCAAAAACTGATTTCACGGTCAGGGAGACCTTGAATTCCGGTATTTGGTCCTTTGAAATGGGGTTAAATCTTTTATTTGCGGCGCTTATACAATCTTTCAGTTACCCTTTTCATGATCCGGTCTTAACGGACAGAGGTTTCATCAGTAGTCCCCAAGTAACCCTAAAAAGCTTTTTGTGGGCCAGTGTAACCGGTGCTATATGCATTGTACTGTTTAGCGTTATTGGAGTTTATGCCCAGACCCAAGGAATTGTAGGGCAAGCTGCCGTTGAGGTTGGAAAGGCCTTTGGTATTGTAACACTGTTAATCATCAATTTTATAATGATTACCTCAGCAGCCTCCACCTTGGATTCCACGTTTTCCTCGTTTTCTAAACTAATCGCGGTGGACTTGAAATTTGGCAACACCCTAAGTATAGGGCGTTGGTCTATGGCCTTCATTGCCGTACTTGGTACTATTCCTGTTTTTTTGGATGCCGAAATACTATCAGCGACGACCATCAGCGGAACCATGGTCATTGGGCTTACCCCTATATTCATTTTTTGGAAAGGAAAGGCACCTAAAATCAGTTTTCACTTGAGTGTTCTTTGTGGACTGATATTTGGTCTTTTCCTGGTTTTTAATTGGTTCCCAGAACAATTCATATTTACGACCGGTAAATATGCCGATTTACTTTGGATCAATGTTTGGGGAATCTCATGCTGTACACTGTTATACCTTATACCTAAATGGCTGAAAAAATAAAACATATCGGAACAAAAAAGGGGAAACTACTCCTTTTTGGTGGTGTATACAGCAATTTACAGGCGCTGGAAAAGCTAATTTCAATAGCTAAAGAAGAAGGTATTCCTCCAGAAAATTGTATCTGTACGGGAGACATCACCGGATATTGCGCCCAACCAGAAGAAACGGTACAAGCCTTCAAAAATTGGGGGGCTTTGAGTATTGCCGGTAATGTCGAACTACAGTTGGCCAATGACAGTGAGGAATGTGGATGCGATTTTAAGGCAGGTGGACGATGCGACAGTTTCTCCAAAATGTGGTTTCCATATACAAAAATGAAGTTGTCCGAAGAATCACTCAAATGGATTGGCACTATACCCGAAAATATCAGTTTTGATTATGTCGGAAAAAAAATAACGGTAGTGCACGGTAATTATGGCAACGTATCGGAATTCATATTTAAATCCAATGGCCAAGAAAGTAAGGAAACTTGTTTTGAAGCTACTCATAGCGATGTGGTGATTGCCGGACATTGTGGGCTTCCTTTTCATCAAAACATAAAGGAAAAATTATGGGTGAATCCCGGGGTAATAGGTATGCCCGCGAATGATGGTACATCTAGGGTTTGGTATGTTCTTATGGAGGATACAGAAGAAAATCTATCCTATTCCCATAAATCCTTTGCATATGATTTCCAGGCGGCTCAACGACTTATGTACCAAAACCATTTGCCTGAGGAATATGCGGACACCTTAGCATCCGGAATATGGGATAATATGGAAATTCTTCCGAAAATAGAGAAAATGGGGCAAGGAATACCCATTTCATTTAATATCGATTTAAATAAACAAAACATTCAATCCAAAACACAGAATAAAATGGCAGACTCTTATTATGACCCAAAAGATTTAAGAAAGTTTGGTAAAATAACCGAATGGAGCGAAGAACTGGGAACCAAGTTCTTTGATTACTATGGAAAGGTATTTGAAGAAGGGGCCTTGAGCGCCAGGGAAAAATCCCTGATTGCCCTTGCCGTTTCCCATGTCGTAAAATGTCCTTATTGTATAGATGCCTATACCAAGGATGGCCTTCAAAAAGGAATTACCAAAGAAGAGATGATGGAAGCCGTACACGTTGGAGCAGCTATAGAAAGTGGTGCGACCCTAGTGCATGGAGTTCAAATGATGAACAAATACAACAAACTTTCTATGTAGCATTTCGTATCTACAACTATTTAAAAAATTGAATACTGAAAAATAAAAAATTATGGCAACAAAGTCGTTGAAGGCGCAAGGAGATGAATTAGCAGTATCTAATAAGCAATTGGAAATTTTGAACGGAGGTATTTTTGCCGATGGGGAACTTCCCTATTTCAAGGATAAGATCAACCAAATTGGTCAATTCCCATTGCGACCAAAAAAATTAGAGGTGCTACAAATCAATGTGGGGTATATGTGTAATCAGGTCTGTGAACATTGCCATGTGGATGCTGGGCCCGATCGTAAGGAAATCATGACCCGGGAAACCATGAAACAATGCTTGGAGGTCATTAAAAATACAGGTGCCCATACGTTGGACCTTACGGGAGGTGCACCCGAAATGAATCCTCATTTTAGATGGTTTGTGGAAGAAGCCGCCAAAGCAGGAATCAAGGATTTTATCGTACGTTCCAATTTGACGATTATTAGGGCCAATAAAAAATATTATGACCTGCCCGATTTCTTTAAAAAACATAATGTACATGTGATTTCTTCCATGCCACATTGGACTCGCGGAAAAACGGATAAACAACGAGGTGATGGTGTTTTTGACAAATCAATAAAGGCCCTTCAGGAATTGAACGAACGAGGTTATGGAATGCCGGACAGCGAATTGCGCTTAGACTTGGTTTACAACCCATCTGGGGCTTACCTGCCAGGAGACCAGACCGCCATGGAAAAGGACTTTAAAAAAGCACTGAAAGAGGACTTTGGTATTCAGTTCCATAATTTATTCGCCATCACCAATCTTCCCATTGCCCGATTTTTGGATTATTTGATCGCTTCCGAAAACTACGAGGACTATATGTATGCCCTTGTGGAAGCTTATAATCCCGCTGCGGTGGCCAATGTTATGTGTACCAATACGATTTCCGTGAGTTGGGACGGATGGTTATATGATTGCGATTTCAATCAAATGCTGGATTTGAAGGTTGCCAGTAAAGTAAAACATATTAAAGACTACAATGAGGATATCCTAAACGATAGAAACATTATTATTTCCCAACACTGCTATGGCTGCACTGCAGGTGCCGGCAGTAGTTGTCAGGGTACTGTGGCATAAATCTAATTATTTAAAAAAAACAAATGAGTTATTTAGAAGCAACACATGAACTATATAAGGAAGCAGCTTTAAAACCAGATGTAGGGCTTTGCTGTACCACTAATCCAATTTGGGAATTACCTGGTTTAAAAATCCCCAAAATCATGCAGGAAATGAACTATGGTTGTGGAAGTACTGTTAACGCAAGGGACCTAGGCAACAACCCTAAAATACTCTATGTGGGTGTTGGCGGAGGTATGGAACTTTTACAGTTCTCTTATTTTAATCGCCAAAACGGCGGAGTTGTAGGTATAGATGTGGTGGATGAAATGCTAAAGGCGAGCCGAAAAAATTTTAAAGAGGCCGAGAAACTGAACGATTGGTTCAAATCTGAATTCGTGGACCTCAAAAAAGGAGATGCCCTAAATCTTCCAGTGGAAGATAGCACTATAGATGTAGCCGCGCAGAACTGTCTTTTCAATATTTTCAAGGAAGATGACCTTAAACAAGCTATCGAGGAAATGTACCGAGTTCTAAAACCACATGGGAAACTCGTAATGAGTGATCCTACCTGTGAACAAGAAATGACGGACACATTAAGAAATAATGACCGGTTAAGGGCTTTATGCCTTAGTGGGAGCCTTCCCATAAGAGAATATGTGAAAGCGCTGACCGATGTTGGTTTTGGAACCATAGAAATCAGGGCCAGAAAACCATACCGCATTCTGGATCCTAAAAATTATCCAACTGAAGAACTAATCTATATTGAATCCATTGAAGTCGCGGCAATAAAGGATCCCATGCCAGAGGACGGACCGTGTGTGTTTACAGGAAAGTCTGCTATATATTATGGTGATGAAGATTATTTCGATGACAAAAAAGGGCACGTGCTGCTCAAAAACCAGCCTCTTTCCGTTTGTGATAAAACTGCAGGGGCTTTACAATCCCTACAGAGGGAAGATATCTTTATTAGCGAATCTACATACCATTATGATGGGGGCGGATGTTGCTAAATTGAAACACTACAATTCTGGCATACATAAAAACTATCGCTTTTAGTAGGTTTATATTTCTATTAATATGGCCTGAAAACCTATATGATTAGGGTTTTTGTATGTCATACATCCTCAAAAATGTACACCTAAACCGACCACCCAGTTTGTTTTCCAATTCCATAATTAGGTAGTACACCGATATTTTGAACGTTCACCGATTTTTTACTTCATGATAACCAAAGAATCGAATTTCACCGAGCATCGGTCGGTTCTTTGTATAGACCAAACGGTCAGATTAACCCAAATCTTGAAATCATGGATAAAAACTTAAAACGCATGGCTACCATGCACCGTATGCAGACCACTGGCTTGGAACTATTCTATAGTAATGGTTATTATAACACCAGTGTTGATGATATCTTAAAAAAACTCTCGCTTTCCAAAGGTGCCTTTTATTATCATTTTGAATCCAAGGAGGATTTCTTCATTCAAATCATTCAAAATTTATTGGCCAGAAAAATATATAGCGTATTAATTGAGCCTATAGAAGGCCATGACGATCCTCTTAAACAAATTCAGGATTGCTTTGATGATGCATTAGAAACTGCTGTTCACAATGAAATGGATTTTGGTTGTGTCCTCAATAATTTCCTGACTGAATTCCGTGGAAAGGACGAAAAAATCATGAAACATCTATGTGATATATTTTCCATTTGGGAAGTTAACCTAGTTTCAACCTTGCAAAAAGGAAAGTTCAATGGCTATGTGGATCGCCATGTAGATTGTGAAGCCGCAGCCACTTTTTTAATAAGCTCTTATTTTGGTGTTCGAACATTGATGGTGGGTGCTGCCCCTAGCGCCAGGAAATACAGATTTATGAGTCAATTGAGAATGTACCTTAAATCGTTGGAGCCAAAAACGGTAGCTGTATAGCAACTTAGAGTAATTCCTTTATTTTATCGTAAATCGTTTGTGGCGAAATGGTTTCCATAGCTTTATCATAACCCGGCGGAAACTTATTTCCGTAAACCGATGTTGGAATTAGGGGGAACCTCTCCCTATCGGATAAAATTTGATTTGAATCGCTTTGCCCAAAAGGTGTGAATCCCGCAAAGGGATGGGTAATGCCCCACAAGGTAATTACGGGAACGCCATACATGGCGGCCAAATGACCATTTCCACTATCCATGGAAATCATTAAACGCAAGTTGCTAATTACCCTTAGCTCCTCCTGAAAAGTAAGTTTCCCTGCTGCCGATATACAGTTGCTGAATGTATTCTCCCACTGTTCCAGAATTTCAGTTTCTTTTTTACCTCCACCAAAGAGAATAATCCGTGAATTATCCAAATTATTCAATTCGACCAATAATTTTTCCATTTGATGCTGTGGATATACTTTCCCCTGAAATGCCGCAAACGGAGCAATGCCAATAATTTTTTTGCTGATAGGAAATAGTTCCTTAGAAACTTCCGTAGTTATTTTTTGTTTTCCTAGAACGTGATGCTTGTTTACGTCAAAGCTAAGGCCAAGATGCTCAAAAACCATTTTATATCGCAAATACATAGGTGTTAACGGCCTTAGTGCCTTCAGTTTTCCCGAAGTAAGTTCCCTTTTTTCTTTTCTACCCTTATCCATCTGTTCAACCGGTATAGCATATAGCCTAAAAAAGAGTTTTAGAATATTACTGCGTAGCACATTGTGAAGATCGGCCACGGCATCAATTTCCAAGGTCCTCATTTGCCTAAATAGCTTCCAAAGACCAAAAATACCTTTATGTTCACCCCTAACGTCTGCCGTGAGCACCTTTACATTTGGAATTTCGGATACAATAGGGGCAAAAAAAGGTTTGGTAAGAAAAGTGATCTTTAGATTTGGATGCTCTTGGGTCAATGCAAGTAGCACAGGAACCGTCATGGCCACATCTCCCATGGCCGATAGCCTGATAACCAATACATGCTTTATTTTATTTTTGGCCACGTAAGATGGGATTTAGTTCCTCATCGTTGTACATCTTCATTTGCTTGTACACTTTCATGTATTTGTTGCCTTCCTCTATATCTTTCAACAATTGGTCAATGGCCGTGGAAAGATCTCTGCGCTGCTCCAAAAGAATGTCCAATTTGTCCTGACACTTTTTTAGATGTTCTTGGGATGCATCCTCCCGGTTCACCTCCTCCTGCATGTGGTAAATTTTCAAGGCGAGAATAGAAAGTCGGTCAATCGCCCAGGCAGGGCTTTCCGTGTTGATAGTGGCATTCTTCTTAATTTCTACCGATTGGTATTTATTCAAAAAATAACCATCAATATACTCTACCAAATCAGTTCGATCCTGATTACTCGCGTCGATTTTACGCTTTAAATCCAACGCTGCTTCTGGCTCGATATTTGGATCCCTTATAATATCTTCATAATGCCATTGAACAGTATCTATCCAATTCTTCCTATACAACAAATGTGCAATATCGTCCTTGGGATAAGGATTTTTAAACTCTTGATATACATCATCCTTTTGATGATATTTCTCAATACTTTCCCCAAAAACCTTAAACGCGAAATCACTGAACATACATAACGTTTTGTGCAAAGATACCTTATATCAGGAAATCAAGAGTCTTCCGAAAAAAATTGATATCGGAACCAAAATACATGCTATTAAAAGTATCTCCCGAAATTTCTCCTTTTTAATGGATTGCACATAATTTGTTGCGAGAATTGCCGAAGGGAAAAAGATAATAATCAAAGAATTACTATCCTTGGAAACCACCAATAGGTTTAACAACAGCCCCAATGCAAATATTAAAACCACCAAACGGATCATAATTATTCTGCCCACACCGGATTTTCCAAGTTTAACGAAAGCCCAAACAATTAGGAAAGCGTTCAAAATTAAAAAAATCACAATTTTTAAACTTGAGGTCAGTTGTACCGTGAGCAACGTTTCAAAATCTGCCTGAAACGTGTAATGCTTCCAAATCCAATCCACTGCGTTAAAAACAGATAGAAACCCTATGAGTATAAGTATAAAACATATTGAGGAGGATAGTATAACAAGCCAGTTTCTCAAATTTTTTGGTTCATAAATTAAAATCGCAAAAACTACAAGGGCCATAAATAAAATGCCCCAATCATAAAAAAGGCTGGCTACCAGTATCCATAAACTTGCATCAAAAATCTTTAACTTGATATTTTTAAGTGATTTAATGCTGAGGATACGTCTAACGGCGAGGAGTACAAAAAATGAACATAATATGGATTTGGAATCACCTAATGTATCCGGAAAGGCCATTAAAAATAAAGTGAAAAAGAGAATGACGTAGGAATTATTTTTAGAGAGTTTATTACGTTTAACTATAAAATCCATTATAAAAACGCTGAACAATAGTACCGCCAATACAACGATTTCCTCGAAAATATTTAAGTCCTCCAAACCTCGGCCCAAAATAAAAACGTTGGCTATGGAATAAAGAAAAAAGATAAAACTTAAGAGTATGACAAAATTTACCGGTTTTGTTTTGCCAAAAATGCTTGAAATCATGTATGATTTTTATACTTTTGCCCTGTAAATATAGGAATAAGATGAAGTCATTTTTTTATGGTATCGAGGATTTGTTCGTCAATGTACTTTTTGCGCCATTGGATGCACTAAGATTTACGGAAAGTTGGGCATTATCCAATATCTTGAACTGGATTTTTATGTTGATCGGTTTTGTTGCATTCGTTTATTGGATGCTTGAGCTGAAGAAGTTCAACGACAAGGGCGAAGAAGATAAGTCCATTTCTTCCCACTCCTATTTATAGGATTCTTTCAAGTAAAATAAAAAGCGTCATAGAACTTATTAAAGTTCTATGACGCTTTTTATTTATAAGTCAAAACCTATATCCTTACGATAATTCATTCCCTCAAATTTTAGTTTTTCGATGCTTTTGTAGGACGTTTTCAGCGCATCCTTGAAA
This window of the Maribacter cobaltidurans genome carries:
- a CDS encoding SLC5/6 family protein, producing MNNMLFWQWGLIIVSSLILFFLSPFAKNTNQFFNAVQKKKAPNTLVLMGSLVISWIFAKSITNAANLGLDYGIVGGVAYAAYYLSFAVAGIIIYKMRVYGNYKSIHHFLTSKFGKMAVLVFSLLIAIRLFNEVWSNTMVIGSYFGEMGTSTYYWSILVFTVLTLAYVIKGGMSSSIFTDVVQMVLFSILLIVILYTIYGPKTDFTVRETLNSGIWSFEMGLNLLFAALIQSFSYPFHDPVLTDRGFISSPQVTLKSFLWASVTGAICIVLFSVIGVYAQTQGIVGQAAVEVGKAFGIVTLLIINFIMITSAASTLDSTFSSFSKLIAVDLKFGNTLSIGRWSMAFIAVLGTIPVFLDAEILSATTISGTMVIGLTPIFIFWKGKAPKISFHLSVLCGLIFGLFLVFNWFPEQFIFTTGKYADLLWINVWGISCCTLLYLIPKWLKK
- a CDS encoding arsenosugar biosynthesis-associated peroxidase-like protein, whose amino-acid sequence is MADSYYDPKDLRKFGKITEWSEELGTKFFDYYGKVFEEGALSAREKSLIALAVSHVVKCPYCIDAYTKDGLQKGITKEEMMEAVHVGAAIESGATLVHGVQMMNKYNKLSM
- the arsS gene encoding arsenosugar biosynthesis radical SAM (seleno)protein ArsS (Some members of this family are selenoproteins.), which gives rise to MATKSLKAQGDELAVSNKQLEILNGGIFADGELPYFKDKINQIGQFPLRPKKLEVLQINVGYMCNQVCEHCHVDAGPDRKEIMTRETMKQCLEVIKNTGAHTLDLTGGAPEMNPHFRWFVEEAAKAGIKDFIVRSNLTIIRANKKYYDLPDFFKKHNVHVISSMPHWTRGKTDKQRGDGVFDKSIKALQELNERGYGMPDSELRLDLVYNPSGAYLPGDQTAMEKDFKKALKEDFGIQFHNLFAITNLPIARFLDYLIASENYEDYMYALVEAYNPAAVANVMCTNTISVSWDGWLYDCDFNQMLDLKVASKVKHIKDYNEDILNDRNIIISQHCYGCTAGAGSSCQGTVA
- the arsM gene encoding arsenosugar biosynthesis arsenite methyltransferase ArsM — protein: MSYLEATHELYKEAALKPDVGLCCTTNPIWELPGLKIPKIMQEMNYGCGSTVNARDLGNNPKILYVGVGGGMELLQFSYFNRQNGGVVGIDVVDEMLKASRKNFKEAEKLNDWFKSEFVDLKKGDALNLPVEDSTIDVAAQNCLFNIFKEDDLKQAIEEMYRVLKPHGKLVMSDPTCEQEMTDTLRNNDRLRALCLSGSLPIREYVKALTDVGFGTIEIRARKPYRILDPKNYPTEELIYIESIEVAAIKDPMPEDGPCVFTGKSAIYYGDEDYFDDKKGHVLLKNQPLSVCDKTAGALQSLQREDIFISESTYHYDGGGCC
- a CDS encoding TetR/AcrR family transcriptional regulator, which encodes MDKNLKRMATMHRMQTTGLELFYSNGYYNTSVDDILKKLSLSKGAFYYHFESKEDFFIQIIQNLLARKIYSVLIEPIEGHDDPLKQIQDCFDDALETAVHNEMDFGCVLNNFLTEFRGKDEKIMKHLCDIFSIWEVNLVSTLQKGKFNGYVDRHVDCEAAATFLISSYFGVRTLMVGAAPSARKYRFMSQLRMYLKSLEPKTVAV
- a CDS encoding glycosyltransferase family 9 protein, with translation MAKNKIKHVLVIRLSAMGDVAMTVPVLLALTQEHPNLKITFLTKPFFAPIVSEIPNVKVLTADVRGEHKGIFGLWKLFRQMRTLEIDAVADLHNVLRSNILKLFFRLYAIPVEQMDKGRKEKRELTSGKLKALRPLTPMYLRYKMVFEHLGLSFDVNKHHVLGKQKITTEVSKELFPISKKIIGIAPFAAFQGKVYPQHQMEKLLVELNNLDNSRIILFGGGKKETEILEQWENTFSNCISAAGKLTFQEELRVISNLRLMISMDSGNGHLAAMYGVPVITLWGITHPFAGFTPFGQSDSNQILSDRERFPLIPTSVYGNKFPPGYDKAMETISPQTIYDKIKELL
- a CDS encoding DUF4254 domain-containing protein, which codes for MFSDFAFKVFGESIEKYHQKDDVYQEFKNPYPKDDIAHLLYRKNWIDTVQWHYEDIIRDPNIEPEAALDLKRKIDASNQDRTDLVEYIDGYFLNKYQSVEIKKNATINTESPAWAIDRLSILALKIYHMQEEVNREDASQEHLKKCQDKLDILLEQRRDLSTAIDQLLKDIEEGNKYMKVYKQMKMYNDEELNPILRGQK
- a CDS encoding DUF6427 family protein, whose protein sequence is MISSIFGKTKPVNFVILLSFIFFLYSIANVFILGRGLEDLNIFEEIVVLAVLLFSVFIMDFIVKRNKLSKNNSYVILFFTLFLMAFPDTLGDSKSILCSFFVLLAVRRILSIKSLKNIKLKIFDASLWILVASLFYDWGILFMALVVFAILIYEPKNLRNWLVILSSSICFILILIGFLSVFNAVDWIWKHYTFQADFETLLTVQLTSSLKIVIFLILNAFLIVWAFVKLGKSGVGRIIMIRLVVLIFALGLLLNLLVVSKDSNSLIIIFFPSAILATNYVQSIKKEKFREILLIACILVPISIFFGRLLIS
- a CDS encoding DUF6341 family protein, producing MKSFFYGIEDLFVNVLFAPLDALRFTESWALSNILNWIFMLIGFVAFVYWMLELKKFNDKGEEDKSISSHSYL